One part of the Polycyclovorans algicola TG408 genome encodes these proteins:
- the egtB gene encoding ergothioneine biosynthesis protein EgtB has protein sequence MLDVPCHLQAPSVAAPAQSLLAKFRAVRARSRLLAAGLSAEDAALQSMPDASPAKWHLAHTTWFFEQFVLGAEAGYVPVHPRWDYLFNSYYQSVGPMHARPQRGLLSRPGFDEVLAYRHEVEARIGDLLARSDDPELLRRITLGLHHEQQHQELLLTDIKHLFSLNPLEPAFKPAPLQGVSAALPLQFINGIEGIHHIGHDGDGFAFDCETPRHPTLLHPHALANRPVTNGEYRAFIEDGGYRNPLLWLSAGWTTVQQQAWMHPLYWSDDLETAFTLAGRQPLDPNAPVCHVSYFEAEAFARWAGARLPTEAEWEVAAAGQAVAGGFADTGHYHPRAAATGSGFQQLFGDVWEWTASPFTAYPGYQPLPGALGEYNGKFMCGQFVLRGGSCATPENHVRASYRNFFMPPDRWQFSGLRLAQDR, from the coding sequence ATGCTTGACGTCCCATGCCATTTGCAGGCGCCGTCAGTGGCGGCCCCGGCACAATCCCTGCTCGCAAAGTTTCGGGCGGTGCGCGCCCGCAGCCGTTTGCTGGCCGCTGGCCTCAGCGCCGAAGACGCCGCCTTGCAGTCGATGCCCGATGCCAGCCCAGCCAAGTGGCACCTGGCGCACACCACCTGGTTCTTCGAGCAGTTCGTGCTTGGCGCTGAGGCGGGTTACGTGCCGGTGCATCCACGCTGGGACTACCTGTTCAACTCTTATTACCAGAGCGTGGGGCCGATGCACGCCAGGCCTCAGCGCGGCCTGTTGTCACGCCCGGGCTTCGACGAAGTGCTGGCCTATCGTCACGAGGTTGAGGCCCGCATCGGCGATCTGCTCGCGCGCAGTGACGACCCCGAGCTGCTGCGGCGGATCACCCTGGGCCTGCACCACGAGCAGCAGCATCAGGAGTTGCTGCTGACCGACATCAAGCATCTGTTCTCCCTGAATCCGCTGGAACCGGCGTTTAAGCCCGCGCCGTTGCAGGGGGTCTCTGCGGCGCTGCCGCTGCAATTCATCAACGGGATCGAGGGTATTCATCACATCGGTCATGACGGTGATGGTTTCGCCTTTGACTGCGAAACGCCGCGCCACCCAACACTGCTGCACCCGCATGCCCTCGCCAACCGGCCGGTGACCAACGGGGAGTACCGGGCCTTCATTGAAGACGGGGGGTATCGCAATCCGCTGCTGTGGTTGTCGGCAGGCTGGACCACCGTGCAGCAACAGGCTTGGATGCATCCGCTTTACTGGTCCGACGATCTTGAAACCGCGTTCACACTGGCCGGGCGGCAACCGCTGGACCCGAATGCGCCGGTCTGCCACGTCAGCTATTTCGAAGCCGAGGCCTTTGCCCGCTGGGCCGGTGCCCGCCTGCCGACCGAAGCCGAGTGGGAAGTGGCCGCCGCCGGTCAAGCGGTGGCCGGTGGTTTTGCGGATACCGGGCACTACCACCCGCGCGCGGCGGCAACCGGCAGCGGCTTCCAACAGTTGTTCGGCGATGTGTGGGAATGGACCGCCAGCCCGTTCACCGCCTATCCCGGCTACCAGCCTTTACCCGGCGCACTGGGTGAGTACAACGGCAAGTTCATGTGCGGTCAGTTCGTGTTGCGCGGCGGCTCCTGCGCCACGCCCGAGAACCACGTGCGCGCCAGCTACCGCAACTTTTTCATGCCGCCGGACCGCTGGCAGTTCAGCGGCCTGCGACTGGCCCAAGACCGATGA
- the egtD gene encoding L-histidine N(alpha)-methyltransferase, whose amino-acid sequence MNDAANTHFDPPADARAQLRADVRAGLAQTPKRLPSKYFYDTQGSELFEQICEQPEYYLTRTELALLEAEAAHIADAVGPGALVVEFGSGSGIKTELLLAALHDPVAFVPIEISPSALSGSVDQLQARFPELELMPLCADFNQPLQMPVPQRQPQRVLIFFPGSTLGNFERAQAIKLLKVMHADMGENGAALVGIDLQKEPALIEAAYNDAAGVTAAFTLNLLTRLNRELGTDFDLHQFAHRAHYNAEMGRIETALVSQCAQEVMFEGQPVRFAEGEAMQVEYSCKYAPQDFADMATTAGLRVTRTWTDPNQWFSLVMLQHLTFS is encoded by the coding sequence ATGAACGACGCCGCCAACACCCACTTTGATCCGCCGGCCGACGCGCGCGCGCAGCTGCGCGCCGACGTTCGCGCCGGCCTCGCCCAAACCCCCAAGCGCCTGCCGTCCAAATATTTTTACGACACGCAGGGCTCCGAGCTGTTCGAGCAGATCTGCGAGCAGCCGGAGTACTACCTGACGCGCACCGAGCTGGCGCTGCTGGAGGCCGAGGCGGCCCACATTGCAGACGCGGTGGGGCCCGGCGCGCTGGTGGTGGAATTTGGCAGCGGCAGCGGCATCAAGACCGAATTGCTGCTGGCCGCCCTGCACGACCCGGTGGCGTTCGTGCCCATCGAGATCTCGCCGAGCGCGCTCAGCGGCAGTGTCGATCAATTGCAGGCGCGCTTCCCCGAGCTTGAGCTGATGCCCCTGTGTGCCGACTTCAATCAGCCGCTGCAAATGCCCGTGCCGCAGCGGCAACCGCAGCGGGTGTTGATCTTTTTTCCCGGTTCGACGCTCGGCAACTTTGAGCGTGCGCAAGCCATCAAGTTGCTCAAGGTGATGCATGCCGACATGGGCGAAAACGGCGCGGCACTGGTCGGCATCGACCTGCAAAAAGAGCCCGCGCTGATCGAGGCGGCCTACAACGATGCCGCCGGCGTGACGGCCGCTTTCACGCTGAATCTGCTCACCCGCCTGAACCGCGAGTTGGGGACCGACTTCGACCTGCACCAATTCGCCCACCGCGCCCATTACAACGCCGAGATGGGCCGTATCGAAACCGCGCTGGTCAGCCAGTGCGCCCAGGAGGTGATGTTCGAAGGCCAGCCCGTCCGCTTTGCCGAAGGCGAGGCGATGCAGGTGGAGTACAGCTGCAAGTACGCCCCGCAGGACTTTGCCGACATGGCGACTACCGCAGGGCTGCGCGTGACCCGCACCTGGACCGACCCCAACCAATGGTTTTCTCTGGTGATGCTGCAACACCTGACGTTCAGCTAG
- a CDS encoding DUF3185 family protein encodes MGVSKLLGLVLLVGGLIALYFGFNATESLGEQMVEGVTGKFTDNTMLYLVGGGVSAAAGLALLIFGKK; translated from the coding sequence ATGGGCGTTTCGAAACTACTGGGCCTGGTGCTGCTGGTCGGGGGCCTGATCGCGCTTTACTTCGGCTTTAACGCCACCGAAAGCCTGGGCGAACAGATGGTCGAAGGCGTGACCGGCAAGTTCACCGACAACACGATGCTCTATCTCGTGGGTGGCGGCGTGTCCGCTGCGGCCGGTCTGGCACTGCTGATCTTCGGCAAAAAGTAA
- a CDS encoding DUF427 domain-containing protein encodes MKAIWNDVVIADSDDTVVVEGNHYFPMDAVNPQHIAASPHQTVCGWKGTAHYFDVVADGQVNANAAWFYPEPKDAAASIGNRVAFWKGVRVGP; translated from the coding sequence ATGAAAGCGATTTGGAATGACGTTGTAATTGCCGACAGCGACGACACCGTGGTGGTGGAGGGCAACCATTACTTCCCGATGGACGCCGTCAACCCGCAACACATCGCGGCGTCGCCGCACCAGACCGTCTGTGGCTGGAAAGGCACCGCGCACTATTTCGATGTGGTGGCAGACGGCCAGGTCAACGCCAACGCCGCGTGGTTTTATCCCGAGCCGAAGGATGCGGCCGCGTCGATTGGCAATCGGGTGGCGTTTTGGAAAGGTGTTCGGGTCGGGCCATAG
- a CDS encoding MFS transporter — MSSPSSASVSVEKARQARKVVAASFIGTTFEWYDFFIYASAAALVFGPLFFPNVSDFAGTLAAFSTFAVGFLARPLGGVIVGHFGDRIGRKAMLVFCLLCMGIATIVIGLLPTYAQIGIWAPILLVVLRIFQGIGVGGEWGGAVLMAVEYAPPNRRGLYGGFVQIGTPAGLILANLAFLSVVTFVPPEHFMTWGWRVPFLLSSVLVIVGLVIRLRLEETPVFAEAKAKASKTAERVPVAAVLRSHWKSVLAGGLTMSAPAMIGYVMIAYLLSYGVTQLGVSRPLMIGLVLWSSAVWLVLTLVFAAGSDRYGRRRVYLWGAWSGLAMVFPLFWLLDTREPWLMALGMTLLAVSMSAMYSPIAAMLSELFPTRLRYTGNSVSYQVGTLVGGAFVPIIATTLMQLTGTSASISAYMFGSILIGMLAVKFVPETSKTSLGAAD, encoded by the coding sequence ATGAGCAGTCCGTCATCCGCATCGGTGTCGGTCGAGAAGGCGCGGCAAGCACGCAAGGTGGTGGCGGCCAGCTTCATTGGCACCACCTTCGAGTGGTATGACTTTTTCATCTATGCCTCGGCGGCAGCCTTGGTCTTTGGTCCGCTGTTCTTCCCCAACGTTTCGGACTTTGCCGGCACCCTCGCGGCGTTTTCAACCTTTGCGGTGGGGTTTCTGGCGCGGCCTTTGGGCGGCGTCATCGTCGGTCACTTCGGAGACCGCATCGGCCGCAAGGCGATGCTGGTGTTCTGCCTGTTGTGCATGGGCATCGCCACCATTGTGATTGGCCTGTTGCCGACCTATGCGCAGATCGGGATCTGGGCGCCAATTCTCTTGGTGGTGCTGCGCATCTTCCAGGGCATCGGCGTGGGCGGTGAGTGGGGCGGCGCGGTGCTGATGGCGGTGGAGTACGCGCCGCCAAACCGCCGTGGCCTTTACGGGGGTTTTGTGCAAATCGGAACCCCGGCCGGGCTGATTCTGGCCAATCTGGCGTTCCTGTCGGTGGTCACCTTCGTGCCGCCAGAGCACTTCATGACCTGGGGTTGGCGCGTTCCGTTTCTGCTGAGTTCGGTGCTGGTGATCGTCGGGCTGGTGATTCGCCTCAGGCTGGAAGAAACCCCGGTCTTCGCCGAGGCCAAAGCCAAGGCGTCAAAAACCGCCGAGCGCGTACCGGTGGCGGCGGTGCTGCGGTCGCACTGGAAGTCCGTGCTGGCCGGCGGTCTGACGATGTCGGCGCCGGCGATGATTGGCTACGTCATGATCGCCTACCTGCTGTCGTACGGCGTCACCCAACTGGGCGTCAGCCGCCCCCTGATGATCGGGCTGGTGCTCTGGTCGTCGGCGGTATGGCTGGTGCTGACCCTGGTGTTCGCCGCCGGCTCGGACCGCTACGGGCGGCGCCGCGTCTACCTTTGGGGCGCGTGGAGCGGACTGGCGATGGTCTTCCCGCTGTTCTGGCTGCTGGACACCCGCGAGCCATGGCTAATGGCGCTGGGCATGACTTTGTTGGCGGTGTCGATGTCGGCCATGTATTCACCGATTGCGGCGATGCTCTCGGAGCTTTTTCCGACGCGGCTGCGCTACACCGGAAACTCGGTGTCGTACCAGGTGGGCACCTTGGTGGGCGGTGCGTTTGTGCCGATCATCGCCACAACGCTGATGCAGCTCACCGGCACTTCGGCTTCGATCTCGGCGTACATGTTCGGCTCGATACTGATCGGCATGCTGGCCGTGAAATTCGTGCCCGAGACCTCGAAGACGTCACTGGGCGCGGCGGATTGA
- a CDS encoding response regulator, producing MTPDTILLIDDNPDDYFAIQRCLQQAGLANPLAHIDEPGVGLSRLREAAAHDRLPTLVLLDINMPGMSGTELLAELRGDPRMAWLPVVMLTSSNDDRDVLAAFNGRANAWINKPLDYDGLLLALNKIRSHQVERIDHPGARLHHSLSIRRAQ from the coding sequence TTGACGCCTGACACCATCCTGTTGATCGACGACAACCCCGACGACTATTTCGCCATTCAGCGGTGCCTGCAGCAGGCGGGCCTGGCCAACCCGCTGGCGCACATCGACGAACCGGGAGTCGGCCTTTCGCGGCTGCGCGAAGCCGCTGCCCATGACCGCCTGCCGACGCTGGTGCTGCTGGACATCAACATGCCGGGCATGAGCGGCACCGAGCTGCTGGCCGAGCTGCGCGGCGATCCGCGCATGGCGTGGCTGCCGGTGGTGATGCTTACCTCGTCGAACGATGATCGCGACGTGCTGGCCGCGTTCAACGGCCGCGCCAACGCATGGATCAACAAGCCGCTGGATTACGACGGCCTGCTGCTGGCCCTGAACAAAATCCGCTCACACCAGGTCGAGCGCATCGATCACCCTGGGGCAAGGCTCCACCACAGCCTGTCAATCCGCCGCGCCCAGTGA
- a CDS encoding sensor histidine kinase, with product MNQGTSETAEARGTAAQLRYYSQFLYRYVFAALLFTYMHVQGITPGVFTQDQIAAAMLGYVLAVAAVMVAARGQRLSLGLQRTLVLLDLTAFVIGVPHDPNPGMPAAFAFYLAYADLGLRYRLQLYIDAMKMGAVALTLVLVMRAFYTEAGLHYADMWQALLLVIIVLHGLQVFAGRERARQQIRESQDRLTLALSAPGVGAWASRSALDELVVDGQIREALGLQSVEFNNRMLRYLDYIHPDDRDRVIERYRAFIKSPAIDYEDSYRIIRPNGAEGFICSRARAERDEDGRAISVAGMVWDLSAEHARQQSLARIEERYRIATQSAQVAVWMLYCNENRFEHDSNTPELLNLPRDTPIATLDEVLARLHPDDQAPFAQQIAMAAQGDDREFFGEVRVVAGDNHSRVLQIRASIERDASGAAIRIAGASWDATQLVRVRQDLERSNRDLDDFAYIASHDLKEPLRGIASYATYLEQDYAPQLDSAGRAMVQRIKQQTTRMEGLINDLLTISRIGRTTLTLAPVDLNVLVRDVLESLEFLLHEHQVDVRLSSKLPVWTCDAVRVRELMRNLIVNAAKYNDKSARWIEIGHTGHGLTTRFFVRDNGIGIHPDQQGRIYTLFERLHRRDAYGGGSGVGLTIVKKIVLRHGGDIWLDSAPGQGSTFWFTLPPQRPAGATP from the coding sequence GTGAATCAAGGGACGTCCGAAACGGCGGAGGCGCGCGGCACCGCAGCGCAACTTCGCTACTACTCACAGTTTCTGTACCGCTATGTTTTCGCGGCGCTGCTGTTCACCTACATGCACGTGCAGGGCATCACGCCGGGCGTGTTCACTCAAGACCAGATTGCGGCCGCCATGCTCGGCTATGTGCTGGCGGTGGCGGCGGTCATGGTCGCGGCACGTGGCCAGCGGCTGTCGCTGGGGCTGCAGCGGACGCTGGTGCTGCTGGACCTGACCGCCTTCGTCATTGGCGTGCCGCACGATCCCAACCCGGGCATGCCCGCCGCCTTCGCGTTCTATCTGGCCTACGCCGATCTGGGCCTGCGCTACCGCCTGCAGCTCTATATCGATGCCATGAAGATGGGGGCGGTGGCGCTGACCCTGGTGCTGGTGATGCGCGCGTTTTACACCGAGGCCGGCCTGCACTACGCGGACATGTGGCAGGCGTTGCTGCTGGTCATCATCGTGTTGCACGGCCTGCAGGTGTTTGCCGGACGCGAGCGCGCGCGGCAGCAAATCCGCGAATCGCAGGACCGCCTGACCCTGGCACTGAGCGCCCCCGGCGTCGGGGCCTGGGCGTCACGGTCGGCGCTCGACGAGTTGGTGGTCGACGGTCAAATCCGCGAGGCGCTGGGGCTGCAAAGCGTCGAATTCAACAACCGCATGCTGCGGTATCTGGATTACATCCACCCCGACGACCGCGACCGGGTCATTGAGCGCTACAGAGCGTTCATCAAATCGCCGGCCATCGATTACGAGGACAGCTACCGAATCATCAGGCCCAACGGCGCCGAGGGTTTCATCTGCTCCCGGGCCCGCGCCGAGCGTGACGAAGATGGCCGCGCCATCAGCGTTGCCGGCATGGTCTGGGACCTGAGTGCCGAGCACGCCCGCCAGCAGAGTCTGGCGCGCATCGAAGAGCGCTATCGCATCGCGACCCAGTCGGCCCAGGTGGCGGTCTGGATGCTCTACTGCAACGAAAACCGCTTTGAGCACGACAGCAACACACCCGAGCTGCTCAACCTGCCCCGCGACACGCCCATCGCCACCCTTGACGAAGTGCTGGCCCGGCTGCACCCCGATGACCAGGCGCCTTTCGCCCAGCAGATCGCCATGGCGGCGCAAGGCGACGATCGTGAGTTCTTCGGGGAGGTGCGCGTGGTGGCTGGCGACAACCACAGTCGCGTGTTGCAAATTCGCGCCAGCATCGAGCGGGATGCCAGCGGTGCCGCGATCCGCATCGCCGGTGCGAGTTGGGATGCCACGCAACTGGTTCGGGTGCGGCAGGACCTGGAACGCTCCAACCGTGACCTTGATGACTTTGCCTACATCGCCTCGCACGACCTGAAGGAACCGCTGCGCGGCATCGCCAGCTATGCCACGTATCTGGAGCAGGACTACGCGCCACAGCTCGACTCGGCCGGTCGCGCGATGGTGCAGCGGATCAAGCAGCAAACCACGCGAATGGAGGGCTTGATCAACGACCTGCTCACCATTTCCCGTATCGGCCGCACCACCTTGACCCTGGCGCCGGTCGATCTGAATGTTCTGGTTCGCGACGTGCTCGAATCGCTGGAGTTTCTGCTGCACGAGCACCAGGTCGACGTTCGCCTGAGCAGCAAGCTGCCGGTGTGGACATGCGATGCCGTCCGGGTTCGCGAGCTGATGCGAAACCTGATCGTGAACGCCGCCAAGTACAACGACAAATCGGCCCGCTGGATCGAGATTGGCCACACCGGTCACGGGTTGACCACCCGCTTTTTTGTGCGCGACAACGGCATCGGGATTCACCCCGATCAGCAGGGCCGCATCTACACGCTGTTCGAGCGCCTGCACCGCCGCGATGCCTATGGCGGCGGCAGCGGCGTCGGGCTGACGATCGTGAAGAAAATCGTGCTGCGACACGGCGGCGACATCTGGCTGGATTCCGCGCCCGGCCAGGGCAGCACCTTCTGGTTCACCCTTCCCCCGCAACGCCCTGCAGGAGCGACGCCTTGA
- a CDS encoding TetR/AcrR family transcriptional regulator yields MFNLRMARPQLTDDVVDATRKRLVTLALALYRSEGLEAITFRRLADTAGISHTLPYRYFRNKEAVLVAMRVACTQHFDDFVRARETAGAPPMQQIREVAAAYVGFVSEHPDDYLLIFSLEQPPPSRYPELLAARRHLFDHATDVVQRAIDTGDLEGEARALTHLFWVSLHGLMTLHVAGQLVHGHDMTTLLDPLMQLMLKSTAAEAPP; encoded by the coding sequence ATGTTCAATCTACGCATGGCCCGCCCGCAACTGACCGACGATGTTGTCGACGCCACCCGCAAACGACTGGTGACGCTGGCGCTGGCGCTGTATCGCAGCGAGGGGCTGGAGGCGATCACCTTTCGCCGGCTTGCCGACACGGCAGGCATCAGCCACACGCTGCCCTACCGCTACTTCCGCAACAAGGAAGCGGTCCTGGTGGCGATGCGCGTCGCCTGCACCCAACACTTCGACGACTTTGTGCGGGCCCGCGAAACTGCGGGTGCCCCGCCCATGCAGCAGATTCGGGAAGTGGCGGCGGCCTACGTGGGCTTCGTGAGCGAACACCCGGACGACTATCTGCTGATCTTCAGCCTCGAACAGCCGCCGCCGAGCCGTTACCCCGAATTATTGGCAGCGCGGCGGCACCTGTTCGATCACGCCACCGATGTCGTGCAGCGCGCCATCGACACCGGGGACTTGGAAGGGGAGGCGCGCGCGCTCACGCACCTGTTCTGGGTGTCGTTGCACGGCCTGATGACGCTGCATGTGGCCGGTCAGTTGGTGCACGGCCATGACATGACCACCCTGCTGGACCCCTTGATGCAACTGATGCTCAAAAGCACCGCTGCCGAAGCACCGCCATGA